GCTGTAGGAGGACCATTGAACTTCAACCTGCATTCGCCGTGTGGCTCACCTGGAACCGTTAAATGTAATGATCCAAGCAAATTTATCAGCTGGGATGGTATCCATCTTACAGAAGCAATGAATCGGAAAGTCACTGATCTTTTCCTCAATCAAGGCTTCTGTCAACCATCTTTTAGTGAGCTGGTCAAGGGTAAGAGTGGCATGTAGATTGGACTCGATGTAACCTAGTAAATAATACCGCTCCGGAAAGACCAATCAAGAGAGCGAGATAATAATAGGAATGTTTCTTCCATTGTAAGAATGAAAAACTTTAGTGTAGGCAGATTACCTCCTTTATCAATAATAGATAGACAACCTTTGTGGAGTACAACAAATATTTTCACCAAGCTGCATTGTGAATGCACATGTTTTGTCATGTATGAATCTATATATATGGTAATTTAATGGACTGGAAGGATACTCTTCCTTTGCTGAGATTTTCCACAGCTCTTAGGGGTTTTACCTGTAAATTGGCTGGACACTCTAGCATTCCTACACCAATATTGCAGCTCTTGTATATATTTGGACTtcgcaaaaaataaataaaaaatgctgCTTTCCCCATCAAAACATCTTCCATTCCTCTTTAGTTTTTGTCAATTCTATTTTTGCCCATCTGATAATCAGCACTTGCAATTCTGTGGCATCACCCAGTCAACACCAAAAATGGTTTATCTGTCGGGTACAATAGCATTGAAGCAAGAGACGGTTGATAGATTCTTGTGAGTTTCACACGAGAAACATCTGCTACAAACAGAGAATTTTCTTCAGTGCAATTGTCTCAAGTGAGACATTACCTTAGTAGCAATCCACCTTTAGGCTACTTTGGTGGTGCTTTTATCCTCCATATCATCATCTTCAGAGAGAATTGTTTCAGCAATTGCACTAGTTTTTGAAGAACACCGTAGCACCTTTTCATGGAGAAGAAGACACTGCTGCTAGCAACCCCAAATTGAGAGTCCACCCAGTTATCATCAACAGCAATTGGCTGCAAAAGTGTCATAAAGGTGACTGATATCTTGAAATTCTCAATCATTAAAGTTTTTTCTCAACTATAGCTGCCATTCAGAGTTGACAAAAGTACAGAACAGTTGGCCACCATAATATTTTGTTTGGGTCTTAACTGTAGAAAGTAGGGAATTCATCCTCTAATCTCCCTAATTCAATACCTCATctctcccaaaaaaaaaaagttcctTCCATTCCCACCTTCATCGTGATGTTGCTCTGTCATCTGTCTCAACTACACTGCTAAAATGTAACACGTCCTTATAAATCTCtagcaaaataaaagaatgtagAGTTTGCATCATCAAAAGCAAAGGCTATGCATTATCAATTGGATATAATATATGTAAATGATGCAAAATTCCAAATAAGGAGCTTAGGgacttttttaataataaaaatctgacATTGATCATGAAGCTGGCATGAATACCACCATAAAAACAATCATGGAGGTGGTTATTTCTCTGTGAAATTTAGGAGAATTTCTCCCACCAGAATTATGTACATTTGAAGGTTTTCTTTCTCTATCTGTACACTACTTATCTCAAATGTTTTATGTCATATTAGATATTCATAATACATCAAGAACAACGCATCAGGAGAATCCTTAGGCAGACTGTTAACATACAGATAGAAATGCAATAAATCCTCTTTGGAAACAGTCTCAGGATCAACAACTTCATCATTGCAGGTGAGGACCCACAAGTCTCTTGATTTAACTCTCTTCAAATTACCACGGCAAAAGGGGCAGGATTCGGATCTTGTATTCCTGAAGGGTTGAGAAAGCAGTATTGTTCTCAGCCAAGCTCTTAGAATAGTGAAAGACATGAATAGAGAGGATGtagatataatttattatttctaagAAATGTAGGTATATTACCAATCGCGATAGCAATTAATGCACATTGCATGGCAGCAATTTGGTAAGACCATTTTGTTACAAGGCTCCAAGCATATTCCACATTCATCTTCTCTCTCTGCttcaaagtttgaaaatttggagTCTCCTTTCACTTTCTCTTGAGAACTTCCTATGCCATGATTTACGACTTTACAATCGTCCAGCTCCACCAAGTTAGAATGTAGCTGCTGTAGTGATGGCAGTATAACACCTGTAATTTTGTCAGTATTAAGGGTAATAGTTCAGCACAATCAAGGTAAGAAACTTAATCCTAAAATGCGTAAAAAGCTTGGTACAAAATAGGAGAATGAGCGACTAACCATAAAAGTCGTTAATAGTTGCTCTTCTTCCGTGTCTAGATATTCTTGGTCTCCCATCAGTACGCACCTGCCAAAGGAGAGACGACGTTAGTAAACTGAGAAAAAAACAGGTATAAGTGACAGAACAGTAAATTGTGCAACTATAATCTTCGTTGTCACTAATAAAGAGGGGAAAGAAAAACACTGGATATTCAATAAATTCAGAAGCTAACTGGATTTACATGATTCCTTTTTGGCAAGTGGCCTTTGACTTACACATGGGAACACACATATTGACTCTTTCAATGCATATGGTGTATACATGAATAGAATAACGAGAGAACGGGTTAAGACGAAAAAACTTAGTGTCAACAGAAAGAAATTCATACTTTGTAAATGAGGACATGAAAGAAATTCATATATCCAGGAAGTAGACAAGTGCATGAACTATCTATCCAACGgagcaaaaacaaaaacacaGGAGCCAATCCGTTGTAGGTCAGTTTCATTTGAAGACGTGCTCCACTCTTTTCTCTTGGAATTGCAGCAGCCCTGCAATCAAAGTAGCCTATTAGATAAAGACCAAATGAATTCTTAAACAGAAACAAGAACTTCCATTGTCACAAAGACAAGGAAACTTTGCACAATCATTTGATACTAAGGGTATTTAAAATGCTACAAGTTGCAAGCATGAACATGCTGAAGAAAACACAACACCAGAACATGAAGTCTTATTCTTTTAACAAAACTACATGAATAGAAATTACTTGTTCCTAAATAAAGTTGATATCAACAAAAATCTAGTCAAGCTAAAAGCAAGCTAGCATAGCCCAACACCAAAATAAAGCCACATTAAAGCATCAACAACCCAAAAAAAGGATAAtataaacccctaattaaacaagaacaATCATTATCTCAGAAAGTAAAAATCAAGTCTTTGAATAAGCAAACTTACAGAGTATTAGCATACTGAATATCAGCCTCCAAAACTTTCAAGGAATCCTGATAAGAACTCCTTCCAACCTGATAATTCATCATCTCCATCCCCCTCTTTGAGGTGCCTTTACCCCTCAAGAAAACTgctttttatgttttcttgtacAAACAAATATTGACAAAAGCAAAGTCTTCCTTCTacacaaaaaaaactaaaacccCAATATGTCTAATCTTGTTTTTGTGCCAAAATAACacaatttttcaagaaaacaagATACCCCTTTTGATCTCTTCCACCCTTTTTCAAGAACACCatctttattaagaaaaaaaaaatcactttttttctaaaaaaaagtcGGCTTTGAATAGGACAGctttctatgtttttttttttttggtaatagaGAAAATATAATGGTTGAAACAACTCCAAATTTATGCTTTTTTTCAACAAGAAcccataaatataaaattattataatattatccttttaaagaactaataaaagttcttcttattatatataaataaatattattgagaATATTAAAATTGTGCTGAATTAGGCaagtaaattaattatgaattgatttggtCGAATAAATTGATTTATTCACATTGTAAGTTTTGCTTATTCAATAAGTCAAAGAAGATGAGTAGTTGATCAAAATTAGATaagaattaaaggaaaaaatagtcatattatttttctattttttaagcATAATCATGATTACTGTTAGGTGTCATTATCCAgcaaaatatttatgataattatttaatttggtgGCTATTAAATGTACAAGTTGTTCACACTTTTATAATTACGTTACCTGTCCCATTATTATTCTTTAAGACTTCTTGGATATATGAAACTTTGGTGTAATGTGACtcattctttaatataattttctagaatatatattatattttaatatttaattatatttgatattttaatattataaaatttaaaattgatggATGGAAGTTCTTTTTTCTAACTAACTTTTCTAGTATGATTATATTTCTCTGTtgcaatttaatatataatcaaacaaatatgCTGCGCTGTTAATTGTTGAAACACCTAAATCAATAAGATGCATGCGGGAAAAAATCCAAATACTAGGATGAATTGGTAATCAtacttgtaattttttaaattattatttactttattgatttgtatttatttgatattgacttaaaacggatttttaaaaaataaagattttttttaatcttatgatCTTGAGATGTTTTCTAAtgtactaaataaaatatagtttaaacTTGGGAtactaaatatgttatgtgaaaaaTTAGAATTATACTAGTTGCTAAAAAAGggattttttttaaacggataaaaaggaaaattaaagcaaaaaattgaaatgagcAGAGTAAATTTGTTGAAGGTGCATCTAACACAATAATAaatacggaaaagggcctaaaataccctcaaagtattgaaaatggtacaaaaataccctccatccacctattggctccaaaataccctttacacccacctattgggtccaaaatacccttgtcatccaccttttggttcaaaattgaccacttatttaacggttttatatttaaactatttaaatattttttaaaatacgtggtgctcaactattagttataatttaacttattagtaatgagtgggtagtgggttggtttataaattatattaataaattaaaattataatcaatagttgaacgccaagtattttaaaaaatatttaaaaagtttaattttaaaacaattaaaaaagtggtcaattttgaacacaaaggtggatgacaagggtattttggagccaataggtggatgaaaagggcattttggagccaataggtggatggagggtaattttgtaccattttcaatacttcaagggtataaATAACTTGGTCGGAGTCAATTTGTGTGCATTTCGATTAATTTTGTGAATATTTACTACCATCCATTAGTACATATACTAGATAACTCTATCGACCAAAACTAAACAGATGGACAGAAACAACCTATAATTTTGCTTTTGCTTAAACATGAGGACCTCATGATTTATCACACGAGACCCCTAACAAGATAGATTTTAGtgtaaattacataaatctcaaaattttaatatgaaattacaatctatccctaataagtttttaattacattagtgtcgcgccccattttcgcagaaaacgggttttgtgcacgacctaacaactcttttgggattttcggttttggagtcgccacctaacgaattaaggcgcgttagggcacctatctaacctaattaagtctaactaaggtcaacgagccagagattagggtaagggttctaattacctcgaggggaaggtgttaggcatccctcgaggtccacaagtgtgggtcccggccgtatctcatgcaatctatgtgggggtttCAATTAGCAAACAAAGTCACTtcatttaatagtttatttaATCTTGCTAAGTGATACAAAACAattaatactattttatttaatttgagcatgcaaggctaggtgatagcaataaataaacaatcaagttttatttttatttaagcatgtgagactatgttataaacaaaaatttgtaaatattaagcaattaatatgtgagaaagtaaagttttgaaaattgagcaagttttgaataataattttttttttatttaaaaaatgtttgtttctttatagggttgatgccacgatattgttgatcgcgctcctccaccatagaaacaattttgatttgaggtcggtctaaaaaaaaaaatatttatgtttttgaaaatgatttaaaagatttagtttacatgtaggcacataaatatttacacatAAGTACacataattctttttgaaattcatgggtaggtggtacttcCGAGGATGCATCGgtttaaaaattgaaactagACCTCATtagttcctttgactttcccactaacgataggttagAAGATAGTACttgtaatttatttcaaaaataatgtcataatcaatccaaaatttcaaaggaagattgaataatgacttttaagaaaattatgttgcaaAAACTTTGTAAGTAATAAGAAACTAGTAGAACATTTAAGTGGTGAATGCAAAGGCAAATAATTCgttaaatgcatgaaatgatTCTAATTTagtattattaagaaaaaaaacatattgcatCATGAATGCGTAAGACAAATAGgattactaattaaataatattaaataattttagggGGGGGCTCAAATATgcacaaacaaattttattttttatggatatgttaaaagttatttacaagcctatagacatgatttctaggtgttcaaaAAAANNNNNNNNNNNNNNNNNNNNNNNNNNNNNNNNNNNNNNNNNNNNNNNNNNNNNNNNNNNNNNNNNNNNNNNNNNNNNNNNNNNNNNNNNNNNNNNNNNNNNNNNNNNNNNNNNNNNNNNNNNNNNNNNNNNNNNNNNNNNNNNNNNNNNNNNNNNNNNNNNNNNNNNNNNNNNNNNNNNNNNNNNNNNNNNNNNNNNNNNNNNNNNNNNNNNNNNNNNNNNNNNNNNNNNNNNNNNNNNNNNNNNNNNNNNNNNNNNNNNNNNNNNNNNNNNNNNNNNNNNNNNNNNNNNNNNNNNNNNNNNNNNNNNNNNNNNNNNNNNNNNNNNNNNNNNNNNNNNNNNNNNNNNNNNNNNNNNNNNNNNNNNNNNNNNNNNNNNNNNNNNNNNNNNNNNNNNNNNNNNNNNNNNNNNNNNNNNNNNNNNNNNNNNNNNNNNNNNNNNNNNNNNNNNNNNNNNNNNNNNNNNNNNNNNNNNNNNNNNNNNNNNNNNNNNNNNNNNNNNNNNNNNNNNNNNNNNNNNNNNNNNNNNNNNNNNNNNNNNNNNNNNNNNNNNNNNNNNNNNNNNNNNNNNNNNNNNNNNNNNNNNNNNNNNNNNNNNNNNNNNNNNNNNNNNNNNNNNNNNNNNNNNNNNNNNNNNNNNNNNNNNNNNNNNNNNNNNNNNNNNNNNNNNNNNNNNNNNNNNNNNNNNNNNNNNNNNNNNNNNNNNNNNNNNNNNNNNNNNNNNNNNNNNNNNNNNNNNNNNNNNNNNNNNNNNNNNNNNNNNNNNNNNNNNNNNNNNNNNNNNNNNNNNNNNNNNNNNNNNNNNNNNNNNNNNNNNNNNNNNNNNNNNNNNNNNNNNNNNNNNNNNNNNNNNNNNNNNNNNNNNNNNNNNNNNNNNNNNNNNNNNNNNNNNNNNNNNNNNNNNNNNNNNNNNNNNNNNNNNNNNNNNNNNNNNNNNNNNNNNNNNNNNNNNNNNNNNNNNNNNNNNNNNNNNNNNNNNNNNNNNNNNNNNNNNNNNNNNNNNNNNNNNNNNNNNNNNNNNNNNNNNNNNNNNNNNNNNNNNNNNNNNNNNNNNNNNNNNNNNNNNNNNNNNNNNNNNNNNNNNNNNNNNNNNNNNNNNNNNNNNNNNNNNNNNNNNNNNNNNNNNNNNNNNNNNNNNNNNNNNNNNNNNNNNNNNNNNNNNNNNNNNNNNNNNNNNNNNNNNNNNNNNNNNNNNNNNNNNNNNNNNNNNNNNNNNNNNNNNNNNNNNNNNNNNNNNNNNNNNNNNNNNNNNNNNNNNNNNNNNNNNNNNNNNNNNNNNNNNNNNNNNNNNNNNNNNNNNNNNNNNNNNNNNNNNNNNNNNNNNNNNNNNNNNNNNNNNNNNNNNNNNNNNNNNNNNNNNNNNNNNNNNNNNNNNNNNNNNNNNNNNNNNNNNNNNNNNNNNNNNNNNNNNNNNNNNNNNNNNNNNNNNNNNNNNNNNNNNNNNNNNNNNNNNNNNNNNNNNNNNNNNNNNNNNNNNNNNNNNNNNNNNNNNNNNNNNNNNNNNNNNNNNNNNNNNNNNNNNNNNNNNNNNNNNNNNNNNNNNNNNNNNNNNNNNNNNNNNNNNNNNNNNNNNNNNNNNNNNNNNNNNNNNNNNNNNNNNNNNNNNNNNNNNNNNNNNNNNNNNNNNNNNNNNNNNNNNNNNNNNNNNNNNNNNNNNNNNNNNNNNNNNNNNNNNNNNNNNNNNNNNNNNNNNNNNNNNNNNNNNNNNNNNNNNNNNNNNNNNNNNNNNNNNNNNNNNNNNNNNNNNNNNNNNNNNNNNNNNNNNNNNNNNNNNNNNNNNNNNNNNNNNNNNNNNNNNNNNNNNNNNNNNNNNNNNNNNNNNNNNNNNNNNNNNNNNNNNNNNNNNNNNNNNNNNNNNNNNNNNNNNNNNNNNNNNNNNNNNNNNNNNNNNNNNNNNNNNNNNNNNNNNNNNNNNNNNNNNNNNNNNNNNNNNNNNNNNNNNNNNNNNNNNNNNNNNNNNNNNNNNNNNNNNNNNNNNNNNNNNNNNNNNNNNNNNNNNNNNNNNNNNNNNNNNNNNNNNNNNNNNNNNNNNNNNNNNNNNNNNNNNNNNNNNNNNNNNNNNNNNNNNNNNNNNNNNNNNNNNNNNNNNNNNNNNNNNNNNNNNNNNNNNNNNNNNNNNNNNNNNNNNNNNNNNNNNNNNNNNNNNNNNNNNNNNNNNNNNNNNNNNNNNNNNNNNNNNNNNNNNNNNNNNNNNNNNNNNNNNNNNNNNNNNNNNNNNNNNNNNNNNNNNNNNNNNNNNNNNNNNNNNNNNNNNNNNNNNNNNNNNNNNNNNNNNNNNNNNNNNNNNNNNNNNNNNNNNNNNNNNNNNNNNNNNNNNNNNNNNNNNNNNNNNNNNNNNNNNNNNNNNNNNNNNNNNNNNNNNNNNNNNNNNNNNNNNNNNNNNNNNNNNNNNNNNNNNNNNNNNNNNNNNNNNNNNNNNNNNNNNNNNNNNNNNNNNNNNNNNNNNNNNNNNNNNNNNNNNNNNNNNNNNNNNNNNNNNNNNNNNNNNNNNNNNNNNNNNNNNNNNNNNNNNNNNNNNNNNNNNNNNNNNNNNNNNNNNNNNNNNNNNNNNNNNNNNNNNNNNNNNNNNNNNNNNNNNNNNNNNNNNNNNNNNNNNNNNNNNNNNNNNNNNNNNNNNNNNNNNNNNNNNNNNNNNNNNNNNNNNNNNNNNNNNNNNNNNNNNNNNNNNNNNNNNNNNNNNNNNNNNNNNNNNNNNNNNNNNNNNNNNNNNNNNNNNNNNNNNNNNNNNNNNNNNNNNNNNNNNNNNNNNNNNNNNNNNNNNNNNNNNNNNNNNNNNNNNNNNNNNNNNNNNNNNNNNNNNNNNNNNNNNNNNNNNNNNNNNNNNNNNNNNNNNNNNNNNNNNNNNNNNNNNNNNNNNNNNNNNNNNNNNNNNNNNNNNNNNNNNNNNNNNNNNNNNNNNNNNNNNNNNNNNNNNNNNNNNNNNNNNNNNNNNNNNNNNNNNNNNNNNNNNNNNNNNNNNNNNNNNNNNNNNNNNNNNNNNNNNNNNNNNNNNNNNNNNNNNNNNNNNNNNNNNNNNNNNNNNNNNNNNNNNNNNNNNNNNNNNNNNNNNNNNNNNNNNNNNNNNNNNNNNNNNNNNNNNNNNNNNNNNNNNNNNNNNNNNNNNNNNNNNNNNNNNNNNNNNNNNNNNNNNNNNNNNNNNNNNNNNNNNNNNNNNNNNNNNNNNNNNNNNNNNNNNNNNNNNNNNNNNNNNNNNNNNNNNNNNNNNNNNNNNNNNNNNNNNNNNNNNNNNNNNNNNNNNNNNNNNNNNNNNNNNNNNNNNNNNNNNNNNNNNNNNNNNNNNNNNNNNNNNNNNNNNNNNNNNNNNNNNNNNNNNNNNNNNNNNNNNNNNNNNNNNNNNNNNNNNNNNNNNNNNNNNNNNNNNNNNNNNNNNNNNNNNNNNNNNNNNNNNNNNNNNNNNNNNNNNNNNNNNNNNNNNNNNNNNNNNNNNNNNNNNNNNNNNNNNNNNNNNNNNNNNNNNNNNNNNNNNNNNNNNNNNNNNNNNNNNNNNNNNNNNNNNNNNNNNNNNNNNNNNNNNNNNNNNNNNNNNNNNNNNNNNNNNNNNNNNNNNNNNNNNNNNNNNNNNNNNNNNNNNNNNNNNNNNNNNNNNNNNNNNNNNNNNNNNNNNNNNNNNNNNNNNNNNNNNNNNNNNNNNNNNNNNNNNNNNNNNNNNNNNNNNNNNNNNNNNNNNNNNNNNNNNNNNNNNNNNNNNNNNNNNNNNNNNNNNNNNNNNNNNNNNNNNNNNNNNNNNNNNNNNNNNNNNNNNNNNNNNNNNNNNNNNNNNNNNNNNNNNNNNNNNNNNNNNNNNNNNNNNNNNNNNNNNNNNNNNNNNNNNNNNNNNNNNNNNNNNNNNNNNNNNNNNNNNNNNNNNNNNNNNNNNNNNNNNNNNNNNNNNNNNNNNNNNNNNNNNNNNNNNNNNNNNNNNNNNNNNNNNNNNNNNNNNNNNNNNNNNNNNNNNNNNNNNNNNNNNNNNNNNNNNNNNNNNNNNNNNNNNNNNNNNNNNNNNNNNNNNNNNNNNNNNNNNNNNNNNNNNNNNNNNNNNNNNNNNNNNNNNNNNNNNNNNNNNNNNNNNNNNNNNNNNNNNNNNNNNNNNNNNNNNNNNNNNNNNNNNNNNNNNNNNNNNNNNNNNNNNNNNNNNNNNNNNNNNNNNNNNNNNNNNNNNNNNNNNNNNNNNNNNNNNNNNNNNNNNNNNNNNNNNNNNNNNNNNNNNNNNNNNNNNNNNNNNNNNNNNNNNNNNNNNNNNNNNNNNNNNNNNNNNNNNNNNNNNNNNNNNNNNNNNNNNNNNNNNNNNNNNNNNNNNNNNNNNNNNNNNNNNNNNNNNNNNNNNNNNNNNNNNNNNNNNNNNNNNNNNNNNNNNNNNNNNNNNNNNNNNNNNNNNNNNNNNNNNNNNNNNNNNNNNNNNNNNNNNNNNNNNNNNNNNNNNNNNNNNNNNNNNNNNNNNNNNNNNNNNNNNNNNNNNNNNNNNNNNNNNNNNNNNNNNNNNNNNNNNNNNNNNNNNNNNNNNNNNNNNNNNNNNNNNNNNNNNNNNNNNNNNNNNNNNNNNNNNNNNNNNNNNNNNNNNNNNNNNNNNNNNNNNNNNNNNNNNNNNNNNNNNNNNNNNNNNNNNNNNNNNNNNNNNNNNNNNNNNNNNNNNNNNNNNNNNNNNNNNNNNNNNNNNNNNNNNNNNNNNNNNNNNNNNNNNNNNNNNNNNNNNNNNNNNNNNNNNNNNNNNNNNNNNNNNNNNNNNNNNNNNNNNNNNNNNNNNNNNNNNNNNNNNNNNNNNNNNNNNNNNNNNNNNNNNNNNNNNNNNNNNNNNNNNNNNNNNNNNNNNNNNNNNNNNNNNNNNNNNNNNNNNNNNNNNNNNNNNNNNNNNNNNNNNNNNNNNNNNNNNNNNNNNNNNNNNNNNNNNNNNNNNNNNNNNNNNNNNNNNNNNNNNNNNNNNNNNNNNNNNNNNNNNNNNNNNNNNNNNNNNNNNNNNNNNNNNNNNNNNNNNNNNNNNNNNNNNNNNNNNNNNNNNNNNNNNNNNNNNNNNNNNNNNNNNNNNNNNNNNNNNNNNNNNNNNNNNNNNNNNNNNNNNNNNNNNNNNNNNNNNNNNNNNNNNNNNNNNNNNNNNNNNNNNNNNNNNNNNNNNNNNNNNNNNNNNNNNNNNNNNNNNNNNNNNNNNNNNNNNNNNNNNNNNNNNNNNNNNNNNNNNNNNNNNNNNNNNNNNNNNNNNNNNNNNNNNNNNNNNNNNNNNNNNNNNNNNNNNNNNNNNNNNNNNNNNNNNNNNNNNNNNNNNNNNNNNNNNNNNNNNNAAAAAATGGAGGAGAgggagagagaagggagaagGGAGGCGGCTGCTTGGAGAGGAAGAGGGGgcgaagagagagagagagagagagaggagaggcGGCTTGGAGAGGGGGGAGGAAgagaatgaattaaaattttaggttttagggtcttttggtgttgaaagagagtttaaaaaaaagatgatcTCAACCGTTAGATTAGATAGAGATGGAGGGTTAGGATTTGATctagaatttaattaattaaatagacgGATGAgatcaaaagatgatttcttgAAATTAGATGAGTTAGATACGgaatggctaaaattgcaattaaaatTGGCTAGACTTGAAAGGAAGAGATGGCtatgataaaattttaattgtagtggctagaattgaaagaatttagaataaaataggctagaatttaaacaattttaaggaaagtgtaggaattactatttaactaaaatactacatacattaaaatattttgtataattaaaaatcatctaaatttcaaaacatttgaaattcattaaaatttaaaaatataataatatttataataaatttataaagtaaacgatactaaaatatatgatttttgagaaaaaatcgactaaaactttaaaactctaagtaaattttaaaatacgtatttcgtcgaatataatcctaaaaatggttaaagatcggtcaaaattgggtgtcaacaattagtttcttaaaaattaaaaaatagatataataatttaagctcgaatacattaatatgtagttcggatacattaaaaattagctcggatacattaaatactggCTCGTGTACATTAAATACAGgctcaaatacattaatatgcagcttagatattttttaaaaaaaaaattggagatttttaaaaataatagaggATAACGGAATTAAGTGAAACCTAGATTGTATTCAGCCCATATAATCTTTGATCTATGTAAAGCTTTAGTTACACATCATTTAGTGTGAGTAGGGTTGATAAAATGGTTAAAATTTACGGTAATTAATCAATCTATTTTATTTTCGACtgaatatttgatttattattagtCAAATATGGATCaatttattataaagaaaactcagaatataagaagaagaagacaagaagtataagatagaggagaaaaattttcttattcaagtgtatatttCAAATGGTGAGTAATATCCCTATTT
The window above is part of the Solanum pennellii chromosome 5, SPENNV200 genome. Proteins encoded here:
- the LOC107018681 gene encoding E3 ubiquitin-protein ligase AIRP2, with protein sequence MEMMNYQVGRSSYQDSLKVLEADIQYANTLAAAIPREKSGARLQMKLTYNGLAPVFLFLLRWIDSSCTCLLPGYMNFFHVLIYKVRTDGRPRISRHGRRATINDFYGVILPSLQQLHSNLVELDDCKVVNHGIGSSQEKVKGDSKFSNFEAEREDECGICLEPCNKMVLPNCCHAMCINCYRDWNTRSESCPFCRGNLKRVKSRDLWVLTCNDEVVDPETVSKEDLLHFYLYVNSLPKDSPDALFLMYYEYLI